The Clostridioides sp. ES-S-0010-02 genome window below encodes:
- a CDS encoding winged helix-turn-helix transcriptional regulator, with amino-acid sequence MGFPETFKALSDPVRREILLMLKNNKMSAGEISEKFNMTNATISYHLSQLKKAGLIFETKYKNFIFYEINTSVFEEVMLWFSQFMEKGEKDNEKNDK; translated from the coding sequence TTGGGTTTTCCAGAAACGTTTAAAGCTCTTTCTGACCCTGTAAGAAGAGAAATCTTACTTATGCTAAAGAATAACAAGATGTCAGCAGGAGAAATTAGTGAAAAATTTAATATGACAAATGCCACAATCTCTTATCATCTATCTCAATTAAAAAAGGCAGGGCTCATATTTGAAACCAAGTATAAAAACTTCATTTTCTATGAAATAAATACTTCAGTTTTTGAGGAAGTTATGCTTTGGTTTTCACAATTTATGGAGAAGGGAGAAAAAGATAATGAAAAAAATGATAAATAA
- a CDS encoding TSUP family transporter, translating to MFVITFLCIGGFIAAFVDSIAGGGGLISMPVLMAIGVPIHLAIGTNKFAASAGCISSAYRYAKSGKTNNELLKKLVPFTIIGSILGVKCVLSINENILNVLVVLMILIVAIYTFVSKNLGQEDRFEGINKKNLRLGMLMAFIMGFYDGFFGPGTGTFLTFGFIKIYGYDFLHASANTKILNLTSNVTSLLLFMINGQVYYKIAVLFALVMIIGAYVGAKVAIKNGSKMIKPIFLVMALFMVTKLMYQTLF from the coding sequence ATGTTTGTAATTACTTTTTTATGTATAGGGGGTTTTATAGCTGCTTTTGTAGATTCTATAGCAGGTGGAGGTGGGCTTATCAGTATGCCTGTTCTTATGGCTATTGGAGTACCAATACATCTTGCTATTGGTACAAATAAATTTGCAGCATCAGCAGGTTGTATAAGTAGTGCTTATAGATATGCAAAATCTGGCAAAACTAATAATGAACTTTTAAAAAAGCTAGTTCCTTTTACTATTATAGGTAGTATTTTAGGAGTAAAATGTGTATTATCAATAAATGAAAATATACTAAATGTTTTAGTTGTATTAATGATTTTAATAGTGGCAATTTATACTTTTGTTTCTAAAAATTTAGGTCAAGAAGATAGATTTGAAGGTATTAATAAGAAAAATTTGAGATTAGGAATGCTTATGGCATTTATAATGGGATTTTATGATGGTTTTTTTGGACCTGGAACAGGAACATTTCTAACTTTCGGATTTATAAAAATATATGGATATGATTTCTTGCATGCTTCAGCAAATACAAAAATATTAAACTTGACAAGCAATGTAACTTCGTTATTATTATTTATGATAAATGGTCAAGTATATTATAAAATTGCTGTATTGTTTGCATTAGTGATGATAATAGGAGCCTATGTGGGTGCTAAAGTTGCAATAAAAAATGGTTCAAAAATGATAAAACCAATATTTTTAGTAATGGCATTGTTTATGGTCACAAAGCTAATGTACCAGACATTGTTTTAA
- a CDS encoding flavodoxin, which produces MNKIYIVYWSGTGNTEKMANFVAEGVKSKGKIAEVLDVNLLKPSDLKGENKFALGCPSMGAEQLEEGYMEPFVSELEAMVSGKQIGLFGSYGWGNCEWMRDWEERMQNAGATIIGGEGITAMEDPDGEAEANCIELGKMLAE; this is translated from the coding sequence ATGAATAAAATATATATTGTTTATTGGAGTGGAACAGGAAATACTGAAAAAATGGCAAATTTTGTAGCTGAAGGTGTAAAGTCAAAAGGTAAAATAGCAGAGGTTTTAGATGTAAATTTATTGAAACCAAGCGATTTAAAAGGAGAAAATAAATTTGCACTAGGTTGCCCATCTATGGGAGCAGAACAATTGGAAGAAGGTTATATGGAACCATTTGTATCAGAATTAGAAGCAATGGTATCAGGTAAACAGATTGGATTATTTGGTTCATATGGTTGGGGAAATTGTGAATGGATGAGAGATTGGGAAGAACGTATGCAAAATGCTGGTGCTACAATTATAGGTGGTGAAGGAATCACAGCAATGGAAGATCCAGATGGAGAGGCAGAGGCTAATTGTATTGAATTAGGTAAAATGTTGGCTGAATAA
- a CDS encoding metal-dependent transcriptional regulator, with the protein MYESRENYLETILILEKKNGVVKSIDIAKELNYSKASVSRAVGILKESSLIIMMLDGEIILTENGRKKAEEIYEKHILITRFLINTLGVSFNIAEKDACRIEHVISNETFERIKKYLDKN; encoded by the coding sequence ATGTATGAATCAAGAGAAAATTATTTAGAGACAATATTGATTTTGGAGAAGAAAAATGGAGTTGTAAAGTCTATTGATATAGCAAAAGAATTAAATTATAGTAAAGCAAGTGTAAGTAGAGCTGTAGGGATTTTAAAAGAAAGTAGTCTTATTATAATGATGCTTGATGGTGAAATTATTTTAACTGAGAATGGTAGAAAAAAAGCAGAAGAAATTTATGAAAAACATATTTTAATTACTAGATTTCTAATAAATACATTGGGAGTTTCATTCAATATAGCTGAAAAGGATGCATGTAGAATAGAGCATGTGATAAGCAATGAGACATTTGAAAGAATAAAAAAATATTTAGACAAAAACTAA
- a CDS encoding SdpI family protein, with translation MKKMINKQFVLSTLVCFIPFIVSVYFYNRLPDQVAIHFDNYGNPDNYAPKVIAAFGVPLLMLCIHLYTWFRIENEPKKIGFSKILQGFSKWGVAILSVILQVMMTVYSIGITLETNFYIGLFSGILIFFIGNYIPKCKQNYTLGIKLPWTLNDEENWNKTHHLAGWIWIIGGILLIINAFINIPFYNTFVIIMIVVIPFIYSYFIYKSSAKNN, from the coding sequence ATGAAAAAAATGATAAATAAACAATTTGTTTTATCAACTTTAGTATGTTTTATACCATTTATTGTATCAGTTTATTTTTATAATAGATTGCCAGATCAGGTTGCAATTCATTTTGACAATTATGGAAATCCAGATAATTATGCTCCAAAAGTTATAGCGGCTTTTGGTGTACCATTATTAATGCTATGTATTCATTTATATACATGGTTTAGAATTGAAAATGAACCAAAGAAAATAGGATTTTCAAAAATACTTCAAGGTTTTTCAAAATGGGGAGTTGCTATACTTTCAGTTATTTTGCAAGTAATGATGACTGTGTATTCAATAGGAATTACTTTAGAGACAAATTTTTATATAGGATTATTTTCAGGAATATTGATTTTCTTTATTGGAAACTATATTCCTAAATGTAAACAAAACTATACATTAGGAATAAAATTACCATGGACTCTTAATGATGAAGAAAATTGGAATAAAACACATCATTTAGCTGGATGGATTTGGATTATTGGTGGAATATTGTTAATTATTAATGCATTTATTAATATTCCTTTTTATAATACTTTTGTAATAATTATGATTGTAGTGATACCATTTATTTATTCTTATTTTATATATAAAAGTTCAGCTAAAAATAACTAG
- a CDS encoding MerR family transcriptional regulator, whose amino-acid sequence MQYSMTEVSKITEISPSAIRFYEEKGLLLPINRKPSGVRYFSEKDVERLIFITELKMAGLSIKNIYECFHFCDMGDDTIDKRICLFEQYKQNIQNKIHVLEHCMEQIDEKVAYLNEKKAVKK is encoded by the coding sequence ATGCAATATTCCATGACTGAGGTATCAAAAATAACTGAAATTTCTCCATCAGCAATCCGTTTTTATGAAGAAAAAGGTTTACTACTTCCCATCAATAGAAAACCAAGCGGTGTTCGTTACTTTTCAGAAAAGGATGTAGAACGCTTGATATTTATTACAGAACTTAAAATGGCAGGTTTATCTATAAAGAATATATATGAATGTTTTCATTTCTGTGATATGGGAGATGACACAATAGATAAAAGAATTTGCCTATTTGAGCAATATAAACAGAATATTCAAAATAAAATACATGTGTTGGAACATTGTATGGAGCAAATAGATGAAAAAGTAGCTTATCTAAATGAAAAAAAGGCAGTTAAGAAATAA
- a CDS encoding S8 family peptidase: protein MNKKMKLIPYEINENLRGTKNKFPYGIKQMNAKGMWEEGYTGKNVVVGIIDTGCDTSHPLLKGKIIGGANFSDDSNGNKNIYEDFNGHGTHVAGIIAASNYNNEVMGVAPDCKLLIAKALNKDGIGTYQGIINAINFAVSSKVDIISMSLGGNKDDKNLKNAVLQAVKNNIPVVCAAGNNGDGDSSTSEYSYPASYPEVIEVGAINENYLVEKFSNSNSTIDLVAPGRNILSTYMDNKLAIMSGTSMSAPYVTGSMALIKEWAREEFERNFDEAELYAQLIKCTRALGLPRTEQGNGYLYLNLYKYKGNTKR from the coding sequence ATGAATAAAAAAATGAAGTTAATTCCATATGAGATAAATGAAAATCTAAGAGGAACAAAGAATAAATTTCCATATGGTATAAAACAAATGAATGCTAAAGGAATGTGGGAAGAGGGTTACACTGGTAAAAATGTTGTAGTTGGTATAATAGATACAGGTTGCGATACATCTCACCCTCTATTAAAAGGAAAAATCATTGGAGGTGCAAATTTCAGTGATGATAGTAATGGAAATAAAAATATATATGAGGATTTTAATGGACATGGAACACATGTAGCAGGCATTATAGCAGCATCTAATTATAATAATGAAGTTATGGGAGTAGCACCAGATTGTAAATTATTAATAGCAAAAGCATTAAATAAAGATGGTATTGGGACATATCAGGGTATAATTAATGCTATCAACTTTGCTGTAAGTAGCAAGGTAGATATTATATCTATGTCTCTAGGAGGGAATAAAGATGATAAAAATCTAAAAAATGCTGTTTTACAAGCAGTAAAAAATAATATTCCTGTAGTGTGTGCAGCTGGTAATAATGGAGATGGGGATTCTAGTACAAGTGAATATAGTTATCCAGCAAGTTATCCTGAAGTAATAGAAGTAGGTGCAATAAATGAAAATTATTTAGTTGAGAAATTTAGCAATTCAAATAGTACAATAGATTTAGTTGCACCAGGAAGAAATATTTTATCCACTTATATGGATAATAAACTTGCTATTATGAGTGGTACTAGTATGAGTGCACCCTATGTAACAGGTTCAATGGCATTGATTAAAGAGTGGGCAAGAGAAGAGTTTGAACGAAATTTTGATGAAGCTGAGTTGTATGCACAGTTGATAAAGTGTACAAGAGCACTTGGTTTGCCTAGAACAGAACAAGGAAATGGTTACTTATATTTAAATCTTTATAAATACAAGGGAAATACTAAAAGATAA
- a CDS encoding helix-turn-helix domain-containing protein, whose translation MEYFSESSKYEVQKFNWGEVTWIHEPSKTQSNRLSAGVVKFFPGNCQEKHFHLSEEQLLYVIQGEGIQIIDGRKINIKKSSIIYCPPYSEHEIINTGKNDLIILIAYVPYKFSSLKQLPIMFSENNIQELVNINILENIANQISNILKLKISIYDSKHEKIFETNGEVKFCVTCKNIRTCNRKLNKNINNDNFTKIYNCDYDVSSLEIPIVLEENIIGYIECGNFIIYKSIDIDKKLSILSNNSNIDTKYINKIYNEIPLNPKSRLYVLKENLLMVTDFIQEIAKRKFFENQLSIKDEEILKNRKDNIRLEDALKKANTRLLEEKCIISPIEISILNTAGGEYPYELEFSLEKEIKNMNLEGICKLIEVNKKIHNNIKSIVQEMTLILSRTVLRDLEDLNLIYYVKNKYTKKISLVSSDEDLWNILLEFSKECIDINRDFWIKDKVNLIEKINEYIQKHYKENINLNSISDVFFISPNYLSSIFNEKNKISITEYINILRIEESKKYLKNENMSIADICKKVGFNNSSYFSQIFKKFNNSTPNEYRKNILDNKN comes from the coding sequence ATGGAGTATTTTAGTGAGTCGAGTAAATATGAAGTGCAAAAATTTAATTGGGGAGAAGTTACATGGATACATGAGCCATCAAAAACACAATCTAATAGACTTAGTGCTGGAGTTGTAAAATTTTTTCCAGGAAATTGTCAAGAAAAACATTTTCATTTAAGTGAAGAACAACTTTTATACGTGATTCAAGGAGAAGGAATACAAATAATTGATGGTAGAAAGATTAATATAAAGAAATCATCAATAATCTATTGCCCACCATATTCAGAACATGAAATTATAAATACTGGTAAAAATGATTTGATAATATTAATCGCCTATGTTCCCTATAAATTTTCGAGCTTAAAACAATTACCAATCATGTTTTCTGAGAATAATATACAAGAATTAGTTAATATAAATATACTTGAAAATATTGCAAATCAAATATCTAATATATTGAAGCTTAAAATATCTATTTATGATTCAAAACACGAAAAAATATTTGAAACTAATGGAGAAGTTAAATTTTGCGTTACTTGCAAAAATATAAGAACCTGTAATAGAAAACTTAATAAAAATATAAATAACGACAATTTTACTAAAATATATAATTGTGATTATGATGTTTCTAGTCTAGAGATACCTATAGTATTAGAAGAAAATATAATTGGATATATAGAATGTGGAAATTTTATAATATATAAATCTATTGATATAGATAAAAAGTTGTCTATATTATCAAATAACTCAAATATAGATACAAAATATATAAATAAAATTTACAATGAAATTCCATTAAATCCTAAAAGTAGATTATATGTATTAAAAGAAAATTTACTAATGGTAACTGATTTTATTCAGGAAATAGCGAAAAGAAAATTCTTTGAAAACCAACTTAGCATAAAGGATGAGGAAATATTAAAAAATAGAAAAGACAATATAAGGCTTGAAGATGCACTTAAAAAGGCTAATACTAGGCTGTTAGAAGAAAAATGTATTATAAGCCCTATAGAAATTAGTATACTTAATACTGCTGGTGGAGAGTATCCTTATGAATTAGAATTTTCTCTTGAGAAAGAAATTAAAAATATGAATTTAGAAGGTATTTGTAAATTAATAGAGGTAAATAAGAAAATACATAATAATATTAAGAGTATTGTTCAAGAGATGACGCTCATATTATCTAGAACAGTACTTAGAGATTTAGAAGATTTAAATCTTATTTATTATGTAAAAAATAAATATACTAAAAAAATATCACTTGTAAGTAGTGATGAAGACTTATGGAATATATTACTTGAATTTTCTAAAGAATGTATTGATATTAATAGAGACTTTTGGATAAAAGATAAAGTAAATTTAATTGAAAAGATAAACGAATATATACAAAAACATTATAAAGAAAATATAAATTTAAATAGCATATCTGATGTATTTTTTATAAGTCCAAATTATTTAAGTTCTATTTTTAATGAAAAGAATAAAATTTCAATAACTGAGTATATAAATATTCTTAGAATAGAAGAATCTAAAAAATATTTAAAAAATGAAAATATGAGTATAGCAGATATTTGTAAGAAAGTAGGATTTAATAATAGCAGTTATTTTTCACAAATATTTAAAAAATTTAATAATAGTACTCCAAATGAATATAGAAAAAATATATTGGACAATAAAAATTAA